A stretch of Brachyspira suanatina DNA encodes these proteins:
- a CDS encoding CCA tRNA nucleotidyltransferase has product MKKIFTDIPHPIKEIARILYVEGFQCFLVGGAVRDSIMGITPHEYDITTDARPEDVQRIFKYTIPTGIKHGTILVIIEDMHVEITTFRSDGNYSDGRHPDHVEYASNIEEDLPRRDLTINAMAYNILDGSLIDMFDGMKDIKKKIIKSVGNPYERFSEDGLRIMRAIRFATKLDFDIEKETFDAITHSTGMLASIAAERIREEFNGILLSKNPFRGLELLRKTGVLSLILPELMQGFGVNQNKFHKYDVYYHILHTIQSVEPLETEELTLLVRLAALFHDIAKPMVQKKVSKQDDPVYYNHEVVGASIAKKIMKRLKYSNSEIDFVTLLVRQHMFYYQDEWTDGAVRRFMRAIGVENIRPLLRLREADRLGSGNRKDKESKAIPKLLARIDKIIEEENAITVKDLKINGNDLINEFNLNPGPLIGKILNYLLDLILDEPELNNREFLMEKTKNFLESNNITDGV; this is encoded by the coding sequence GTGAAGAAAATATTTACAGATATACCTCATCCGATAAAAGAAATAGCGAGAATATTATACGTTGAAGGCTTTCAGTGTTTTTTAGTAGGCGGTGCAGTTAGAGATTCTATAATGGGCATCACTCCGCATGAATATGATATCACTACAGATGCCAGACCAGAAGATGTACAAAGAATATTTAAATATACTATCCCAACAGGCATCAAGCATGGTACTATACTTGTAATTATAGAAGATATGCATGTGGAAATAACAACTTTTAGAAGTGACGGAAATTACAGTGACGGAAGACATCCTGATCATGTGGAATATGCCTCTAATATAGAAGAAGATTTACCTAGAAGAGATTTAACAATAAATGCCATGGCATATAACATTTTAGATGGAAGTCTAATAGATATGTTTGACGGCATGAAAGATATAAAAAAAAAGATAATTAAATCTGTAGGAAATCCTTATGAAAGATTTAGCGAAGACGGGCTTAGAATAATGCGTGCCATAAGATTCGCTACTAAATTAGATTTCGATATAGAAAAAGAAACATTTGATGCTATAACTCATTCTACAGGAATGCTTGCTTCAATTGCAGCAGAAAGAATAAGAGAAGAGTTTAACGGCATATTGCTATCCAAAAATCCTTTCAGAGGTTTAGAATTACTTAGAAAAACTGGTGTATTATCTTTAATATTGCCTGAACTAATGCAGGGTTTTGGAGTAAATCAAAATAAATTCCATAAATATGATGTTTATTATCATATTCTGCATACAATACAATCAGTTGAGCCTTTAGAAACTGAAGAATTAACATTATTGGTAAGACTTGCAGCACTTTTTCATGATATAGCTAAACCTATGGTTCAAAAAAAAGTATCAAAACAAGATGATCCAGTTTATTATAATCATGAGGTTGTAGGAGCTAGTATTGCCAAAAAAATAATGAAAAGATTAAAATATTCTAATTCTGAAATAGATTTTGTCACATTGCTAGTAAGACAGCATATGTTCTATTATCAAGATGAATGGACTGACGGTGCGGTTAGAAGATTTATGCGTGCTATTGGTGTTGAAAATATAAGACCCCTTTTAAGATTGAGAGAAGCTGACAGACTTGGAAGCGGAAACAGAAAAGATAAAGAAAGCAAAGCTATACCTAAATTATTGGCTAGAATAGACAAAATAATCGAAGAAGAAAATGCTATTACAGTTAAAGATCTAAAAATAAACGGAAATGACTTAATCAATGAATTTAATTTAAATCCAGGACCTTTAATAGGAAAAATACTAAATTATTTACTAGATTTAATATTAGATGAACCAGAATTGAATAATAGAGAATTCCTTATGGAAAAAACAAAAAACTTTTTAGAGAGTAATAATATAACAGACGGGGTTTAA
- a CDS encoding type III pantothenate kinase, translated as MYLLSDIGNTRVKLGIFEEKNCKPLYYKAIEHSNALDLVNALNEIKNNHTYIKQVFYSSVSLKVNDLFEGSIEDCFNMKPYRITHNDIELKDNFYEPKDSVGIDRILSTYASICLEKISNSNEEKYASIVIDMGTATTISIMISDFTFLGGMIISGTKTSYQALSNITSLPYYEIGPIQSIPNPINNNVKDAIMSGAIYNTIGTVNYAVSETKKYIKSKYNIKCKIFLTGGISNLKLLKCKVYPFLVLQGIYFNTIGKNNK; from the coding sequence ATGTATTTGCTTTCAGATATAGGAAACACTAGAGTTAAGCTAGGAATTTTTGAAGAAAAAAATTGCAAACCTTTATACTATAAAGCTATAGAACATAGCAATGCTTTAGATCTAGTAAATGCACTGAATGAAATAAAAAATAATCATACATATATAAAGCAGGTATTTTACAGCAGTGTTTCACTAAAAGTAAATGATTTATTTGAAGGAAGTATTGAAGATTGTTTTAATATGAAGCCTTACAGAATTACTCATAATGATATTGAATTAAAAGATAATTTTTATGAACCTAAAGATTCCGTTGGTATAGATAGAATATTATCCACTTATGCTTCTATATGTCTTGAAAAAATCAGTAACAGTAATGAAGAAAAATATGCTTCAATAGTTATAGATATGGGTACAGCTACTACAATAAGTATTATGATATCAGATTTTACATTTTTAGGTGGTATGATAATATCAGGTACAAAAACAAGTTATCAGGCATTATCAAATATCACATCTTTGCCTTATTATGAAATAGGTCCTATACAATCAATACCTAATCCTATAAATAATAATGTAAAAGATGCTATTATGTCAGGTGCCATATATAATACAATAGGTACAGTTAATTATGCCGTATCAGAAACTAAAAAATATATAAAATCCAAATATAATATTAAATGCAAAATATTTTTAACAGGCGGAATATCCAATTTAAAATTATTAAAATGCAAAGTCTACCCTTTTTTGGTTTTACAAGGCATTTACTTTAATACTATAGGTAAAAATAATAAATAA
- a CDS encoding HPr family phosphocarrier protein: protein MTTGKVTIQNDTGLHARPGNEFVTFIKSLTGCKIEVENEAGKRVNASSLLKVLSLGVKKGSVLTVYCDGENEAENLKKIEEFIANLKD from the coding sequence ATGACTACAGGTAAAGTAACTATACAAAATGATACAGGACTTCATGCCAGACCAGGTAATGAGTTCGTAACATTTATTAAATCATTAACAGGATGTAAAATAGAAGTAGAAAATGAAGCCGGTAAAAGAGTTAATGCTTCATCTCTTTTAAAAGTTTTATCATTAGGTGTAAAAAAAGGTTCTGTACTTACAGTTTATTGTGATGGTGAAAATGAAGCAGAGAATTTAAAGAAAATAGAAGAATTTATAGCTAATTTAAAAGACTAA
- the ptsP gene encoding phosphoenolpyruvate--protein phosphotransferase, translating to MEKRITGIGVSPGIAIGKVYLFLKKDIVISKCPCKEVDSEKAKLLEARNKTKEQLIKIRESTAKKVSEEKAAIFDAHITLLEDEDLLEEVNNIITDDKVCAEYALSQGIEIYTKMLSEVEDEYLRERAGDLIDISDRWIRNIQGEDIVDVSNLPKDSIVIARDLTPSDTANLDLDNTLAFVTEIGGRTSHTSIMARSLELPAVVGVGDNLKDLENDQIIIVNGNTGSVIVNPTKESIDECLKLKEEFDKKRALLKEYAHKDAISKDGTKIRVYANIGSPADLGGVLKNGADGIGLYRTEFLFMENTDFPTEDEQFKAYKEVAVAMSGHTVTIRTMDIGGDKYLPYLEMPKEENPALGWRALRICLDKTAIIKTQFRALLRASAFGKIKVMLPMIVSIEELRKAKSIFNECKLELMKENIAFNEALELGMMIETPSVVFRAEAFARESDFFSIGTNDLTQYTLASDRGNEKIAAICDPYNPSVLIAIKMAIEGAHASGIIISMCGELAGDLLAVPLLFGLGLDVFSMSAISIPEVKKMIISLDKSECQMLAKRVLSLDTAEEVKAELLRFIEIHEKGGTISY from the coding sequence ATGGAAAAAAGAATTACTGGAATAGGGGTTTCTCCCGGTATAGCTATAGGTAAAGTTTATCTCTTTTTAAAAAAAGATATAGTAATTTCTAAATGCCCATGTAAAGAAGTAGATTCTGAAAAGGCAAAATTATTAGAAGCTAGAAACAAAACAAAAGAACAGCTTATAAAAATAAGAGAATCTACAGCCAAAAAAGTTTCAGAAGAAAAAGCAGCAATATTTGATGCTCATATCACTTTGCTTGAAGATGAAGATTTACTTGAAGAGGTTAATAACATTATAACTGATGACAAAGTTTGTGCTGAATACGCTTTATCACAGGGTATAGAAATTTATACTAAAATGTTAAGCGAAGTTGAAGATGAATATCTAAGAGAAAGAGCTGGGGATTTAATTGATATTTCTGACAGATGGATAAGAAATATTCAAGGAGAAGATATAGTTGATGTTTCTAATCTTCCTAAAGATTCTATAGTAATTGCAAGAGATTTAACTCCTTCCGACACTGCTAATTTGGATTTGGATAATACCCTTGCATTTGTTACAGAAATAGGAGGAAGAACTTCTCATACTTCTATTATGGCTAGATCTTTGGAGCTTCCTGCTGTTGTAGGTGTAGGCGATAATTTAAAAGATTTAGAAAATGATCAAATTATTATCGTTAATGGAAACACAGGTTCTGTTATAGTAAATCCTACAAAAGAATCTATAGATGAATGCTTGAAACTCAAAGAAGAATTCGATAAGAAAAGAGCTTTATTAAAAGAGTATGCTCATAAAGATGCTATATCTAAAGATGGTACAAAGATTAGAGTATATGCTAATATAGGTTCTCCTGCTGATTTAGGCGGAGTTTTGAAAAATGGTGCTGATGGTATAGGACTTTATAGAACAGAATTCCTTTTTATGGAAAATACTGATTTTCCTACAGAAGATGAACAATTTAAAGCCTATAAAGAAGTTGCTGTTGCTATGAGCGGTCATACTGTTACCATAAGAACTATGGATATAGGAGGAGATAAATATCTACCTTATTTAGAGATGCCTAAAGAAGAAAATCCGGCACTTGGATGGAGAGCTTTAAGAATATGTTTAGACAAAACTGCTATTATTAAAACTCAATTCAGAGCTTTACTTAGAGCTTCTGCTTTTGGTAAAATAAAAGTTATGCTTCCTATGATAGTATCTATAGAAGAGCTTCGTAAAGCTAAATCTATATTCAATGAATGTAAATTGGAACTTATGAAAGAAAATATTGCATTTAATGAAGCTTTAGAATTGGGTATGATGATAGAAACACCTTCTGTAGTATTCAGAGCTGAGGCTTTTGCAAGAGAATCTGATTTCTTCTCTATTGGTACTAATGACCTAACTCAATATACTTTAGCTTCTGATAGAGGAAATGAAAAGATAGCAGCTATTTGTGATCCTTATAACCCTTCTGTACTTATAGCTATAAAAATGGCTATAGAAGGAGCACATGCAAGCGGAATTATAATATCTATGTGCGGTGAGCTTGCTGGGGATTTACTTGCTGTACCACTGCTTTTCGGACTTGGTCTTGATGTATTCTCTATGTCAGCAATATCAATACCGGAAGTTAAAAAGATGATTATATCTTTGGATAAATCTGAATGTCAGATGTTAGCAAAAAGAGTACTTTCACTTGATACCGCTGAAGAAGTTAAAGCTGAATTATTAAGATTCATAGAAATACATGAAAAAGGTGGTACTATAAGTTATTAA
- a CDS encoding class I SAM-dependent methyltransferase yields the protein MLLADKWKDYKIIDCGEGEKLENIGGFLVSRPDSQVIWSKQLKKWDNLDAIYHRSDKGGGHWQYINKPKDNFIIRYQDLSFKIEFTNFKHIGIFPEQAVNWQFIIDKIKEKKSSTHKDKEIKALNLFAYTGGATVACAYADCNEVVHVDASKKIVGHAQKNIEINNLQNKKVRFIIEDVIKFVLREIRRERKYDVIIMDPPVYGRGPNGELWQIETSLKRLVEECVKLLSDDPILFLINCYTASFSHISLKNILSTSIKYNGSFESGEIGIPIENSDIILPCGIYARFYS from the coding sequence ATGCTCTTAGCTGATAAATGGAAAGACTATAAAATTATAGATTGCGGTGAAGGCGAAAAACTTGAGAATATAGGCGGATTTTTAGTATCTCGTCCAGATTCTCAAGTTATTTGGTCTAAACAGTTAAAGAAGTGGGATAATTTAGATGCTATATATCATCGTTCAGATAAGGGCGGAGGTCATTGGCAGTATATAAATAAGCCCAAAGATAACTTTATCATTAGATATCAAGATTTATCATTCAAAATAGAATTTACTAATTTCAAACATATAGGAATTTTTCCAGAACAGGCTGTTAATTGGCAGTTTATTATTGATAAAATAAAAGAAAAAAAGTCTTCTACTCATAAAGATAAAGAAATAAAAGCATTGAATCTATTTGCTTACACAGGCGGTGCAACTGTTGCTTGTGCTTATGCTGATTGTAATGAAGTTGTGCATGTTGATGCTTCAAAAAAAATAGTAGGTCATGCACAGAAAAATATAGAAATAAATAATTTACAAAATAAAAAAGTAAGATTCATTATAGAAGATGTTATTAAATTTGTTTTAAGAGAAATAAGGCGCGAAAGAAAATATGATGTAATAATTATGGATCCTCCTGTATATGGAAGAGGACCTAATGGAGAACTTTGGCAAATAGAAACTAGTTTAAAAAGATTGGTAGAAGAATGCGTGAAACTTTTATCAGATGATCCTATTCTTTTTTTAATAAATTGTTATACAGCAAGTTTTTCTCATATATCATTAAAAAATATTTTATCAACTTCTATAAAATATAATGGAAGTTTTGAAAGCGGTGAAATAGGTATTCCTATAGAAAATTCTGATATTATTCTTCCTTGCGGAATATATGCAAGGTTTTATTCTTAA
- a CDS encoding flagellar motor protein MotB, which translates to MATIKFGKKAKKVGDKAQVPGPSAPLWLQTYGDFVTLVLTFFVLLLSTMSTSVSDSSIQLIATAFQGSFGVMPGGTTLSQSRLIYGGATVDNLPSTDRGYSVGRSIDKATSVLESEIKSRKVRIEEDERGFIISLGADQYFESASTNLVDNQNNVETFIKLASVLSGLPNDVRIEGHTDSGSIIPGSITEQKFGNNWGLSSARAMVILEKIFENDQAGKLDRNKYSIAGYADTRPVASNDLPDGRALNRRVDIVVVRNDVTYYNQR; encoded by the coding sequence ATGGCTACTATTAAATTTGGTAAAAAAGCTAAAAAAGTAGGTGATAAGGCTCAGGTACCTGGTCCTTCAGCTCCTTTATGGCTTCAAACTTATGGTGACTTTGTAACTTTGGTATTAACATTCTTTGTATTGTTATTATCTACAATGTCTACATCAGTAAGTGATTCTTCTATTCAGCTTATTGCTACAGCATTCCAAGGATCATTTGGTGTTATGCCGGGCGGTACTACTTTATCACAAAGCAGACTTATTTATGGTGGTGCTACTGTTGATAATTTACCTTCTACTGATAGAGGATATTCTGTTGGAAGAAGTATTGATAAGGCAACTTCTGTTTTAGAATCAGAAATTAAAAGCAGAAAGGTGAGAATAGAGGAAGATGAAAGAGGTTTTATAATAAGTCTTGGTGCAGATCAATATTTTGAATCTGCTTCCACTAATTTGGTTGATAATCAAAATAATGTTGAGACTTTTATAAAATTGGCTTCAGTACTTAGCGGTTTACCTAATGATGTAAGAATAGAAGGTCATACAGATTCAGGTTCCATTATTCCTGGAAGTATTACAGAACAGAAATTTGGTAATAACTGGGGACTTTCTTCTGCAAGAGCTATGGTTATTTTAGAAAAAATATTTGAAAATGATCAGGCTGGAAAATTGGATAGAAATAAATATTCAATTGCAGGATATGCTGATACAAGACCAGTTGCCTCTAATGATTTACCTGATGGAAGGGCGTTAAATAGAAGGGTTGATATTGTTGTAGTAAGAAATGATGTTACCTATTATAATCAAAGGTAA
- a CDS encoding motility protein A: MDIIVPLGVFLVIGINLFGIISGGGNVGHMVDIASAVVTGLGGTTSLLVANDMGTILGVPKAIKMLLNKPNYDEAQIIITLLSFSEKARREGLLVLEDDIQEISDPLLKKGMQLVVDGTDPELVKNILNTEIDNVEARHDTVRKVFEDAASLYPAWGMIGTLIGLVIMLRSLGGGGGVEAIGSGMAVALITTYYGSVIANGFALPIAGRLAARHSAEATVQSIMVEGILSIQAGDNPRIVKDKLISFLPPSQRQKVNEQVGDR; the protein is encoded by the coding sequence ATGGATATAATTGTACCTTTAGGTGTTTTTTTAGTAATAGGTATCAATTTATTTGGTATTATTTCAGGAGGTGGTAATGTCGGACACATGGTGGATATTGCCTCTGCAGTTGTAACAGGTTTAGGAGGAACTACTTCGCTTTTAGTTGCCAATGACATGGGAACTATATTGGGTGTTCCTAAAGCTATTAAAATGCTTTTGAATAAACCTAATTATGATGAAGCACAAATAATCATAACTCTTTTAAGTTTTTCAGAAAAAGCTAGAAGAGAGGGTTTGTTAGTATTAGAAGATGATATACAAGAAATTTCAGATCCATTGCTTAAAAAAGGTATGCAGCTTGTAGTTGACGGAACAGACCCAGAACTTGTAAAAAATATTTTGAATACAGAGATAGATAACGTAGAAGCAAGGCACGATACAGTAAGAAAAGTATTTGAAGATGCTGCTTCATTGTATCCTGCTTGGGGTATGATTGGTACATTGATCGGACTTGTAATCATGCTTAGAAGCTTAGGCGGCGGCGGCGGTGTTGAAGCAATCGGTTCTGGTATGGCGGTAGCTCTTATTACTACATACTATGGTTCTGTTATAGCTAACGGTTTTGCTTTGCCTATAGCAGGTAGATTGGCTGCTAGACACTCAGCAGAGGCTACAGTTCAAAGTATTATGGTTGAAGGTATATTGTCTATACAAGCAGGTGATAACCCTAGGATAGTAAAAGATAAGCTTATATCTTTCTTGCCTCCTTCTCAGCGTCAGAAAGTTAATGAACAAGTTGGAGATAGATAA
- a CDS encoding flagellar FlbD family protein — protein MIHITRFDGSILYVNPHQIEFMEETPDLVITMLSGRKVVTKDSFETVLNRIIDYRSRIIDEKSIKKPSFYGNEE, from the coding sequence ATGATACATATAACTAGATTTGATGGAAGTATATTATATGTGAATCCTCATCAAATAGAATTCATGGAGGAGACTCCTGATTTGGTAATAACAATGTTATCTGGAAGGAAGGTTGTAACTAAAGATAGTTTTGAAACAGTACTTAATAGAATAATAGATTACAGAAGTAGAATAATTGATGAAAAAAGTATAAAAAAGCCTTCGTTCTATGGTAATGAAGAATAA
- the flgE gene encoding flagellar hook protein FlgE, giving the protein MMRSLFAGVSGLQNHQTRMDVVGNNIANVNTYGFKRGRVTFKDMISQSLSGAAKPQEDRGGINPQQVGLGMMVATIDTIHTQGALQVTGVNTDLAIQGEGFFIEKRGNNSYYTRNGAFSLDKDGYLVNPSNGYKVQGWNAVLNPETGEMDLNTAAGVEDIIIPVGSKDPARATANTKYFCNLQKSGETHQSDLTIYDSTGIPRQLRATFTRTDVNRWDMVIDIPDATEGSVSVSAGDPVEGGGNNTFQLVFNDAGSLISVSDGTNTQTEGVLMPNVSFTYQGTEGEVNQTINLTLGEVGLFNGITQFESPSTTKAIEQDGYTMGMLEGFSFDDSGQITGVFTNGNRKTLGQVALAKFNNAGGLEKAGDTLFVQSNNSGAANIGVASAEGRGSIKAGTLEMSNVDLSEQFTDMIVTQRGFQSNARTITTADQMLQEVIALKR; this is encoded by the coding sequence ATGATGCGTTCATTATTTGCCGGCGTGTCTGGTTTGCAAAATCATCAAACTCGAATGGATGTGGTTGGAAATAACATAGCTAACGTTAATACTTACGGATTTAAAAGAGGAAGAGTTACTTTCAAGGATATGATAAGCCAATCTTTAAGCGGAGCAGCTAAGCCGCAAGAGGATAGAGGCGGTATCAATCCTCAGCAGGTAGGCTTAGGTATGATGGTTGCAACTATAGACACTATACATACTCAAGGTGCTTTACAAGTTACAGGTGTAAACACTGATTTAGCTATTCAGGGAGAAGGTTTCTTTATTGAAAAAAGAGGCAATAATTCTTATTATACTAGAAATGGTGCTTTTTCTTTAGATAAAGACGGATATTTAGTAAATCCTTCTAACGGTTATAAAGTACAAGGTTGGAATGCTGTACTTAATCCAGAAACTGGTGAAATGGATTTAAATACTGCAGCTGGTGTAGAAGATATTATTATACCAGTAGGTTCAAAAGACCCAGCAAGAGCTACAGCTAATACAAAATATTTCTGTAACTTACAGAAAAGCGGAGAAACTCATCAATCAGATTTAACTATATACGATTCTACAGGAATACCTCGTCAATTAAGAGCAACTTTCACTAGAACAGATGTTAACAGATGGGATATGGTAATAGATATACCAGATGCTACTGAAGGAAGTGTAAGCGTATCTGCAGGAGATCCAGTAGAAGGCGGCGGAAACAATACTTTCCAATTAGTATTCAATGATGCTGGTTCTTTGATTTCAGTAAGCGACGGAACTAACACACAAACAGAAGGTGTATTAATGCCTAATGTATCTTTCACTTATCAAGGAACAGAAGGTGAAGTAAATCAAACTATTAACCTTACTTTAGGTGAAGTTGGTTTATTTAATGGTATTACACAATTTGAATCACCATCAACAACTAAAGCTATAGAACAAGACGGTTATACTATGGGTATGCTAGAAGGTTTCAGCTTTGACGACAGCGGTCAAATTACTGGTGTATTCACTAATGGAAATAGAAAAACTTTAGGTCAGGTTGCATTAGCTAAATTCAATAATGCAGGCGGTTTAGAGAAAGCAGGAGATACTTTATTTGTACAAAGCAATAACTCAGGAGCAGCTAATATAGGTGTTGCTTCAGCAGAGGGCAGAGGTTCTATTAAAGCAGGAACTTTAGAGATGTCTAACGTTGATTTGAGTGAGCAGTTTACAGATATGATAGTAACTCAAAGAGGTTTCCAATCTAATGCTAGAACTATTACTACAGCAGATCAAATGCTTCAGGAAGTTATAGCTCTTAAAAGATAA